A stretch of DNA from Streptomyces venezuelae:
CGCCGGCGGACGATGTCCGCCTCGATCTGCGCTGGGGTCCTGACGTCCGACACCGCGCTGCCTCCGTGGTCGTCTGTGGGCATGGTCCTTCGTGGACAGTCTGTCAGCTTAGTCTCGTCGGGTACCGATCCCCTCCCGAGGAGACTGTGAACATGAGCGAGCGACTCCAGCCCGGCGACCCCGCCCCGGCCTTCACCCTGCCCGACGCGGACGGCAACGAGATCTCGCTCGCCGACCACCTCGGCCGCAAGGTGATCGTGTACTTCTACCCGGCCGCACTGACCCCGGGCTGCACCAAGCAGGCCTGCGACTTCACGGACAACCTGGAGGTGCTGGCGGGCGCCGGCTACGACGTCATCGGCGTCTCTCCGGACAAGCCGGAGAAGCTGGCGAAGTTCCGCGAGAAGGAGCACCTGAAGGTCACCCTGGTCGGCGACCCGGAGAAGAAGGTCCTGGAGGCGTACGGGGCCTTCGGCGAGAAGAAGCTGTACGGCAAGACGGTGACGGGCGTGATCCGGTCCACGGTGATCGTGGACGAGGAGGGGAAGGTCGAGCGCGCCCTCTACAACGTGAAGGCGACGGGCCACGTAGCCAAGATCATCAAGGACCTGGGCATCTGACCCGACCCCCTTCCGGCCGCGGCCCGCACCGAACACGGTGCGGGCCGCTCCGCTTATCGGACGAAACCACCCGTGACGGTCGGCCCATCGGCCCGTTACTCCATACGAGGGCCGCACGCACGGCCGACAACGGATGGGGGGCCTGGGATGCCGGTGAGCCCGTACACGAAGGAGCGCCTGGCGGAGGCGGCAGCGGCGTCGCGGACGCTGAGCGAGGCGCTGGAGAAACTGGGCGTGGAGCCGGGGAACCCGTCACGTCGGCGGTACCTGCACGACCGCATGCGGAAGCTCGGGGTGGAGACAGGCCACTTCGAGCGCGAGGGAGTGAAGTGGACGAGGGAGGTCCTGGCGGAGGCCGTCGCGGCGTCGACGAGCATGTGCGAGGTGCTCCGGCGGCTGGGCCTGGACGTCGTGGGCGGCCATCACACCCACATCAGCCGCAAGGTGAAGGCGTTCGGCATCGACATCTCACACTTCGCCCGGCCCCTCAGGACCGAGCGCACGCGGGACAACCGCCGTCGCCGCTCCGCCGAGGAGATCCTGCGCGAGGACCGATCGCCGACCGCCACCAGAGCACCGGGCTCCCGGCTCCGGCGGGCGCTCCTGGAGACAGGTCGCGAGGAGCGCTGCGCCCAGTGCGGCATCGAGGCCACCTGGCAAGGGGAGCCCCTCCCTCTGGAGGTGGACCACATCGACGGCGACTGGCGCAACAACCGTGCCCACAACCTGCGCTTCCTGTGCCCGAACTGCCACTCCGCGACGGACACATACCGGGGCCGCGCCGGAGGCCGTCGATGACAGCCGGCGCGACCCGCTACGGGATGGATGTCTTCCATGTGAAGCGGCGGCGCTACAGGCGCCATGAAAGGCCGGATGAGGCACTGCTCCGCGAAGCAGTTGCCGCCTCGCGGTCGCCGGCCGAGACGCTGCGGCGCCTCAATCTGCCTTCCACCCAGGGCTGGAAGGACTCGCTGAAGGCATGGATCCACGGAGCCGGACTGGACACCTCGCACTTCCTGGGGCAGGCACATCAGCGCGGAAGGCCGGGACCCGTCCAGGCCCGCCGCCCCGAAGACGTACTCGTGCGCCACGAGGGCCGACGGCGCACCGCTGCCAAGGTCTTGCGCCGGGCACTACGAGAAGCAGGCGTTCCCGACACGTGTCAGGGGTGTGGCACGCCGCCCGAATGGCACGGGCGGCCCATGACTCTGGAGGTCGACCACATCAATGGCGACTGGAGTGACGACCGCCGCGAAAACCTGCGGTTGCTGTGTCCCAACTGCCATGCGATCACGAGCACCTGGTGCCGGGGAGGGACCCGCCGCCCAGTACAGTAAGGGCGCGGGCCCGTATCCCAGCTGGCTAGAGGATGCCGGTTTAGATCCGGTATGTCGTGGGTTCGAGTCCCACCGGGCCCACAGCAACGGCCGGTCACCTCCGCAGAGGTGACCGGCCGTGGTCATAGGCGCCTCAGCCCAGGAGTTCGCGGACCACCGGGACCAGGGCGCGGAACGCCTTCCCCCGGTGGGAGATCGCGTTCTTCTCCGCCGCCGTCATCTCCGCGCACGTCCGCGCCTCCCCCTCCGGCTGGAGGATCGGGTCGTAGCCGAAGCCGCCCGAGCCCGCCGGGGTGTGGCGGAGGGTGCCCGGGAGGCGGCCCTCGACCACGCGTTCCGTGCCGTCCGGCAGGGCGAGCGCGGCGGCGCAGGCGAAGTGGGCGCCGCGGTGCGGGGCCTCGATGTCGGAGAGCTGGGCCAGCAGCAGTGACAGGTTCGCGGCGTCGTCGCCGTGGCGGCCGGCCCAGCGGGCCGAGAAGATGCCGGGGGCGCCGTTCAGGACGTCCACGCAGAGCCCCGAGTCGTCGGCGATGGCGGGCAGGCCGGTGGCCCGGGCGAGGGCGTGGGCCTTCAGCAGGGCGTTCTCCGCGAAGGTGACGCCCGTTTCCTTGACGTCCGGGATCTCGGGGTAGGCGTCCGCGCCGACCAGCTCGTGCGGCAGGCCGGCGTCGGACAGGATGGCGCGGAGTTCGGTGACTTTGCCCGCGTTGCGGGTCGCGAGGATCAGGCGGGTCATGGTCACCGATTATCCAGGGTCAGGGAGTGCAGACCTTGGAGAGCTCTGCGGCGGCATCGGCGACGGGCTTGATGTCCGGGGTGGCGTCGCCCGAGTCGATGGCGGTGCGGACGTTCGTGACGGCCGTGTTCATCGAGTCGATGGCCTTGCCCAGGTCCGTGTTGTCGGTCCGGTCGCCGATCTTCTTGAGGTTGTCCTCGATCTGGTCGAGGGCCTTCTTCGCTTCCTCGGGGCCGTTGGTGGAGTTGGATATAGCCTGCTGGAGGTCGTTGGCGCCGTCCGTGATGGCCACCGCCGTGCTCGCGCAGTCCAGTGCGGTCGAGATCGCGTCGCACGCCGCGAGGCCGGGAATGGTCAGGACCGCGGCCAGGGCCAGGGCTGCTGCGCGGTGGTGCTTCTGCATCGGTACGGCTTCCCCTCGGGTGTGGATGCGTGGACGGGCGTACGGCTTTCACCCCGTACGCCCGTACCCGCTGAGACGCCGGCAAGGGCGCCCCTGGTTGCTTCCGGCTCCGGGCTGCTTCCGGCTTCCGGTCTACGGATCCGGGCCTGAGGCTCCGGGCTCCGGGCGTGGAGCGCCTCAGGCTTCCAGTGCGTGCAGCTGGATGGCCTCCAGGTCCGCGCAGCCGCCGGCCGCGAGGTCCAGGAGGGCGTTGAGTTCCTTGCGGTCGAAGGGCTCGCCCTCGGCGGTGCCCTGGACCTCGACGAAACGGCCGTCGCCGGTGCAGACCACGTTCATGTCGGTCTCGGCGCGGACGTCCTCCTCGTAGCAGAGGTCGAGGAGCGGGACGCCGTCGACGATGCCCACGCTGACGGCGGCGACGGTGCCGGTGAGCGGCTTGCGGCCGGCCTTGATCAGCTTCTTGGACTGTCCCCAGGCGACGGCGTCGGCGAGGGCGACGTAGGCGCCGGTGATGGCGGCGGTGCGGGTGCCGCCGTCGGCCTGGAGGACATCGCAGTCCAGGACGATGGTGTTTTCACCAAGCGCCTTGTAGTCGATGACGGCGCGCAGGGAGCGTCCGATCAGGCGGGAGATCTCGTGGGTGCGTCCACCGATCTTGCCGCGGACGGACTCGCGGTCGCCGCGGGTGTTGGTGGAGCGGGGCAGCATCGAGTATTCGCTGGTGACCCAGCCTTCGCCGCTGCCCTTGCGCCAGCGCGGGACGCCTTCGGTGAAGGAGGCGGTGCAGAAGACCTTGGTGTCACCGAAGGAGATGAGGACGGAGCCCTCTGCGTGCTTGCTCCATCCGCGTTCGATGGTGACCGGGCGGAGCTGTTCGGGCGTACGGCCGTCAATGCGAGACATGGTTCCGAGCCTAGCCTGCGCGGGTGTACGCGAAGACCCCGTCCGGGTGTCCGGGACGGGGTCTGTTCGTCCGTGCGGGGTGA
This window harbors:
- the bcp gene encoding thioredoxin-dependent thiol peroxidase, yielding MSERLQPGDPAPAFTLPDADGNEISLADHLGRKVIVYFYPAALTPGCTKQACDFTDNLEVLAGAGYDVIGVSPDKPEKLAKFREKEHLKVTLVGDPEKKVLEAYGAFGEKKLYGKTVTGVIRSTVIVDEEGKVERALYNVKATGHVAKIIKDLGI
- a CDS encoding HNH endonuclease signature motif containing protein translates to MPVSPYTKERLAEAAAASRTLSEALEKLGVEPGNPSRRRYLHDRMRKLGVETGHFEREGVKWTREVLAEAVAASTSMCEVLRRLGLDVVGGHHTHISRKVKAFGIDISHFARPLRTERTRDNRRRRSAEEILREDRSPTATRAPGSRLRRALLETGREERCAQCGIEATWQGEPLPLEVDHIDGDWRNNRAHNLRFLCPNCHSATDTYRGRAGGRR
- a CDS encoding HNH endonuclease, whose amino-acid sequence is MDVFHVKRRRYRRHERPDEALLREAVAASRSPAETLRRLNLPSTQGWKDSLKAWIHGAGLDTSHFLGQAHQRGRPGPVQARRPEDVLVRHEGRRRTAAKVLRRALREAGVPDTCQGCGTPPEWHGRPMTLEVDHINGDWSDDRRENLRLLCPNCHAITSTWCRGGTRRPVQ
- the rdgB gene encoding RdgB/HAM1 family non-canonical purine NTP pyrophosphatase: MTRLILATRNAGKVTELRAILSDAGLPHELVGADAYPEIPDVKETGVTFAENALLKAHALARATGLPAIADDSGLCVDVLNGAPGIFSARWAGRHGDDAANLSLLLAQLSDIEAPHRGAHFACAAALALPDGTERVVEGRLPGTLRHTPAGSGGFGYDPILQPEGEARTCAEMTAAEKNAISHRGKAFRALVPVVRELLG
- the rph gene encoding ribonuclease PH, with protein sequence MSRIDGRTPEQLRPVTIERGWSKHAEGSVLISFGDTKVFCTASFTEGVPRWRKGSGEGWVTSEYSMLPRSTNTRGDRESVRGKIGGRTHEISRLIGRSLRAVIDYKALGENTIVLDCDVLQADGGTRTAAITGAYVALADAVAWGQSKKLIKAGRKPLTGTVAAVSVGIVDGVPLLDLCYEEDVRAETDMNVVCTGDGRFVEVQGTAEGEPFDRKELNALLDLAAGGCADLEAIQLHALEA